One genomic region from uncultured Cohaesibacter sp. encodes:
- a CDS encoding DJ-1/PfpI family protein: MKIGILIFKDVEELDFVGPWEVFTMANMVKKAKGKEPLFEMALIAPDAEPVTCAKGMRVLPDKTMAETDSLDVILVPGGQGTRREVNNPAIINWIAEIGEEAKWVTSVCTGSLLLTAAGLTKGKKITTHHGAVDLVKERPEKPDVHGEYRYIRDGNLVTSAGVSAGIDMSLWLVGEWYGPDFARIVQKAMQYDPVPPYSALT, translated from the coding sequence ATGAAAATCGGAATATTGATATTCAAGGATGTTGAAGAGCTTGATTTTGTCGGGCCTTGGGAAGTTTTCACCATGGCCAATATGGTTAAGAAAGCCAAGGGAAAGGAGCCTCTCTTCGAAATGGCGCTGATCGCTCCTGACGCCGAGCCAGTCACCTGCGCCAAGGGCATGCGGGTGTTGCCGGACAAGACAATGGCCGAGACTGACTCGCTCGATGTGATTCTTGTTCCCGGTGGACAGGGGACACGACGCGAAGTGAATAATCCGGCCATTATCAACTGGATTGCAGAAATCGGTGAGGAGGCAAAATGGGTGACCAGTGTATGCACCGGATCGCTACTGCTCACAGCTGCCGGTCTGACCAAGGGCAAGAAAATTACAACCCATCACGGGGCCGTTGATCTGGTCAAAGAGCGACCGGAAAAACCTGACGTGCATGGGGAATATCGCTATATCCGTGATGGCAATTTGGTGACCAGCGCTGGTGTGTCTGCTGGTATCGATATGAGTCTCTGGCTCGTAGGCGAGTGGTATGGCCCTGATTTTGCGCGCATTGTGCAAAAGGCCATGCAATATGACCCGGTTCCGCCTTATTCTGCTCTGACCTGA
- the nqrM gene encoding (Na+)-NQR maturation NqrM: MATYLIVFGAFLVIVVGMSIGVMFKRKPIAGSCGGLNAISDADHCLICGAAVDKDSPLKERLHGECPRKKAAREKAEREAAMSAAE, from the coding sequence ATGGCAACCTATCTTATCGTATTCGGAGCCTTTTTGGTCATTGTTGTTGGCATGTCCATTGGCGTCATGTTCAAGCGCAAACCGATTGCCGGCTCATGCGGCGGCCTCAACGCAATTTCCGATGCGGATCATTGCCTGATCTGCGGCGCCGCAGTTGATAAGGACAGCCCTCTCAAAGAGCGTCTTCATGGGGAATGCCCTCGCAAGAAAGCGGCCCGCGAGAAAGCAGAACGCGAAGCAGCCATGAGCGCAGCCGAATAA
- a CDS encoding MATE family efflux transporter produces MTANPSTKSALLDRETPSILKLAGFLSLSGLFSTSAILIDANMVGPIGDETLAGLGLCAGLYGVFMALLFGLGSGAQILLTRAFGAGDMRLYFVRLLRMMMLGLGLSIILVLLFRFNINFLVDWLATTSGIGFAAKRYLALMVYALPLSFAAYLLTISFDVRRQAPRELRGFAIELPLNVILNALLIYGWFGAPELGIKGAAIATLVSQSARLLYLVVLTVRDMRVALRDKSAAETSGSADYDREALLPRSVLLPVMLNVAALIVGAQAYQLLFAQQPYLTFAALALMTPWLSVANVLGRAVAMSATLTCADLEPGSPELRRAILSVLKALRLLAPRLALLFVGVTLLADALSWHISDWVRINFLLLIPYGGLLVLVRTASVTIGAILRATDRPKWVFWVQVGLQWGFGVPLLLICTQVFELSLYIVYGILILEETMRLGIMAMRLKRRAFAEGLGPDGDSPQVRAE; encoded by the coding sequence GTGACAGCCAATCCTTCGACCAAGTCTGCCCTACTCGATCGTGAAACCCCCTCTATTCTCAAGTTGGCGGGTTTTCTTTCGCTGTCCGGTCTTTTTTCCACTTCCGCCATTCTGATTGATGCCAATATGGTTGGTCCGATTGGTGATGAGACCTTAGCGGGTCTTGGCCTGTGCGCAGGGCTCTATGGTGTTTTCATGGCGCTGTTGTTCGGACTTGGGTCGGGTGCACAGATCCTTTTAACGCGTGCTTTTGGCGCGGGCGATATGCGCCTTTACTTTGTGCGCCTCCTGCGCATGATGATGTTGGGCCTCGGGCTTAGTATCATTCTTGTTCTGCTCTTCCGCTTCAACATCAATTTTCTTGTGGACTGGCTGGCCACGACATCCGGCATCGGCTTTGCGGCGAAGCGCTATCTGGCGCTCATGGTCTACGCCCTTCCTCTCAGCTTTGCCGCCTATCTCCTGACCATCAGTTTCGATGTTCGACGACAGGCGCCGCGCGAATTGCGGGGATTTGCCATCGAGTTGCCGCTCAATGTCATTCTCAATGCGCTTCTGATCTACGGCTGGTTCGGAGCTCCGGAACTGGGCATCAAGGGAGCGGCCATCGCGACTCTTGTCAGTCAAAGCGCGCGGCTCCTTTATCTCGTGGTGCTGACAGTGCGCGACATGCGCGTGGCTCTGCGGGACAAAAGCGCCGCAGAAACGTCAGGGAGCGCAGACTATGACCGAGAAGCACTGCTGCCGCGTTCGGTTTTGCTGCCGGTCATGCTGAATGTGGCTGCACTCATTGTCGGAGCGCAAGCTTATCAGTTGTTGTTTGCCCAGCAACCCTATTTGACCTTTGCTGCTCTGGCGCTGATGACCCCATGGCTCTCGGTTGCCAATGTGCTCGGGCGGGCGGTAGCTATGTCGGCTACTCTCACTTGCGCGGATCTGGAGCCCGGCAGCCCGGAATTACGCAGGGCAATCCTCTCTGTACTGAAAGCCCTGCGCTTGCTGGCACCACGCCTTGCATTGCTGTTTGTCGGCGTGACGCTGCTCGCAGACGCTCTCTCCTGGCATATCTCCGATTGGGTTCGAATCAATTTCCTGTTGCTGATCCCTTATGGAGGCTTGTTGGTTCTGGTGCGCACGGCATCAGTCACCATCGGCGCCATATTGCGTGCGACAGACCGGCCCAAATGGGTGTTCTGGGTTCAGGTCGGGCTACAATGGGGCTTCGGAGTGCCGCTCTTGCTCATTTGCACCCAGGTCTTTGAGCTGTCGCTCTATATCGTCTACGGAATTCTCATTCTGGAAGAGACTATGCGGCTCGGCATCATGGCAATGAGGCTTAAAAGACGTGCCTTTGCCGAGGGCCTCGGCCCAGATGGCGACAGCCCTCAGGTCAGAGCAGAATAA
- a CDS encoding Na(+)-translocating NADH-quinone reductase subunit A, translating to MKLKKGLDLPITGAPVQTIHEGPKITKVAVNGRDFIGLKPKMLVAEGDKVKKGQPLFLHKASEDVVYVAPGGGTVTAINRGARRVLETIVIALDEVEEEITFEATPAEQLSALPRENVQKRLYESGQWTYLKTRPYSYVPEQGTVPHSIFVTAMDTNPLAADPAVVIGENAAAFSAGVDVLSNLTDGHVYVCHAPDDKMPGVTSEKVVFESFAGPHPAGLAGTHIHFLDPVNAEKTVWSISYADVIAIGNLFTTGKIDTDRTIALCGPLATNPRLVKTRVGASTDELTAGEIEIGINCRVVSGSVLSGKKAEDQFAFLTRSATQLTLMEEDTKQRILGWGYPSNNYWSFTNVHLSSLFGAGKKFAFGTNQRGGRRAMVPFGSYEQVVPLDVLPTQLLKALLTLDTDLAQKLGALELEEEDLALCTFICHSKYEYGEALRANLIKIEKEG from the coding sequence ATGAAGCTAAAAAAAGGATTGGATCTGCCAATAACAGGCGCTCCTGTCCAGACCATTCATGAGGGGCCAAAGATAACGAAGGTGGCTGTGAATGGTCGGGACTTCATCGGCCTGAAGCCCAAGATGCTGGTCGCGGAAGGAGACAAGGTCAAGAAGGGGCAACCGCTCTTCTTGCACAAAGCTTCCGAAGACGTAGTCTATGTGGCTCCGGGAGGCGGAACCGTTACGGCAATCAATCGTGGTGCACGGCGAGTGCTTGAGACCATTGTGATTGCACTGGATGAGGTGGAAGAAGAGATCACCTTCGAGGCGACTCCTGCAGAACAGTTGAGCGCCCTCCCGCGCGAAAATGTCCAGAAGCGCCTCTATGAAAGTGGGCAATGGACTTATCTCAAGACAAGGCCTTACTCATATGTGCCTGAACAGGGTACAGTCCCGCATTCCATCTTTGTCACAGCAATGGACACCAATCCGCTTGCTGCTGATCCTGCCGTTGTTATCGGCGAGAATGCAGCAGCCTTCAGTGCTGGTGTCGATGTTCTGTCCAATCTGACAGACGGTCACGTATATGTTTGCCATGCACCGGACGATAAAATGCCCGGCGTAACATCTGAGAAGGTTGTGTTCGAATCCTTCGCAGGTCCTCATCCGGCCGGTCTGGCTGGTACCCACATTCATTTCCTCGATCCCGTTAATGCAGAAAAGACCGTATGGTCTATCTCTTACGCAGATGTGATTGCCATCGGCAATCTCTTCACAACGGGCAAGATCGACACAGATCGCACCATTGCACTTTGTGGTCCTCTAGCCACCAACCCTCGTTTGGTGAAAACGCGCGTTGGTGCATCCACGGACGAACTGACTGCCGGGGAAATCGAAATCGGTATAAACTGCCGCGTCGTTTCAGGCTCGGTACTGTCAGGTAAGAAAGCTGAAGACCAGTTCGCTTTCCTTACCCGTTCGGCAACCCAGCTGACATTGATGGAAGAAGATACCAAACAGCGCATTCTGGGCTGGGGGTATCCATCAAACAACTATTGGTCCTTCACCAATGTTCATCTTTCCTCGTTGTTTGGCGCAGGCAAAAAATTTGCCTTCGGAACCAACCAGCGTGGCGGGCGACGTGCCATGGTGCCATTCGGTAGCTATGAACAAGTGGTGCCTCTGGATGTTCTGCCAACCCAATTGCTCAAGGCGCTGCTGACGCTGGATACCGATCTTGCTCAGAAGTTGGGAGCTTTGGAGCTGGAGGAAGAGGATCTGGCACTTTGCACCTTCATCTGTCACTCGAAATATGAGTATGGCGAAGCACTGCGAGCCAATCTCATCAAAATCGAAAAAGAGGGCTAA
- a CDS encoding DMT family transporter: MKNSNIAAYAPLALATLCWGGNVVIGRAVRGDLPPLGLSFWRWFFCCLILLFFTARKLPANWPVIRKHWKLLLAMSATGIAAFNPLQYQALHSTTAINSTLILATCPAIMALLSVFILKEKLGLAQIAGIMISFFGVIFVITSGELSTLFHLKFTVGDIWMVGAAIVWALYSITVKLRPLALDPLVMLMVITGLGALILLPLYIWETLTYQPVTLTPTNLAAIVYVTFIASLLAYFSWNKGVGLIGPSKAGVFIHLMPVWVAILAFFLLGERLQGYHLMGIAFIAIGIVLNSRRARV; this comes from the coding sequence ATGAAAAACAGTAATATCGCCGCCTATGCTCCCTTGGCCCTTGCAACCCTGTGCTGGGGTGGGAATGTTGTGATCGGGCGCGCCGTTCGGGGCGATTTGCCTCCGCTTGGGTTGTCCTTCTGGCGCTGGTTTTTCTGCTGCCTCATCCTTTTGTTTTTCACCGCCCGCAAGCTGCCCGCCAACTGGCCTGTCATCCGCAAACACTGGAAGCTGCTCCTTGCCATGTCGGCCACGGGTATTGCCGCTTTCAACCCACTGCAATATCAGGCCTTGCACAGCACCACGGCCATCAACTCGACGCTGATTCTGGCCACCTGCCCTGCCATCATGGCATTGCTCTCGGTGTTCATTCTCAAGGAGAAACTCGGCCTCGCGCAGATCGCAGGGATTATGATCTCCTTTTTTGGAGTCATCTTTGTCATCACCTCCGGCGAGCTGAGCACCCTGTTCCATCTCAAATTCACCGTCGGCGATATCTGGATGGTCGGGGCGGCGATTGTCTGGGCACTCTATTCTATTACGGTCAAGCTACGCCCCTTGGCCCTTGATCCGCTGGTCATGCTGATGGTGATCACCGGCCTTGGCGCCCTTATCCTGCTGCCGCTCTATATCTGGGAAACCCTCACCTATCAGCCTGTTACGCTCACGCCGACGAATTTGGCAGCGATTGTCTATGTGACATTCATTGCCTCGCTTCTGGCCTATTTCAGCTGGAACAAGGGCGTTGGCCTCATCGGCCCTTCCAAGGCGGGTGTGTTCATTCACCTGATGCCGGTGTGGGTGGCGATTCTCGCCTTTTTCCTGCTTGGCGAGCGCTTACAAGGCTACCATCTGATGGGCATCGCCTTTATTGCTATTGGCATTGTGCTGAACAGTCGGCGTGCGCGTGTGTGA
- a CDS encoding Na(+)-translocating NADH-quinone reductase subunit C has product MPEATDKKLGPWGRFLAMPADNPVKTVIVAVALCLFCSMIVSAAAVALRPVQEQNKVLDKRRNILQVAGLFEPGINVNKVFNEKIEPRLVDIASGTFSDAADPATYDQREASKDPAQSIDLQNDPAGIGRQAKLASVYLIRNDAGDIDKIILPVHGYGLWSTMYGFVALKADGNEVAGFQFYEQGETPGLGAEVDNPRWRAQWPGKKIYGEDGNVEIAVTKTPATPATQDYHIDSLAGATLTSRGVDNLIHFWMGEQGFKRFLDNLKEGTV; this is encoded by the coding sequence ATGCCTGAGGCAACGGATAAGAAACTTGGTCCTTGGGGACGTTTTCTGGCGATGCCAGCGGACAATCCCGTCAAGACGGTTATCGTGGCCGTCGCCCTGTGTCTGTTCTGTTCCATGATCGTGTCAGCTGCTGCAGTGGCTCTCAGACCCGTGCAGGAGCAAAACAAGGTTCTGGACAAACGCCGCAATATTTTGCAGGTGGCAGGTCTGTTTGAACCGGGCATCAACGTCAATAAGGTCTTCAACGAGAAGATTGAACCGCGTCTGGTTGATATCGCTTCCGGTACCTTTTCCGATGCAGCTGATCCGGCAACCTATGATCAGCGTGAAGCATCCAAGGATCCTGCGCAATCAATCGATCTTCAGAATGACCCAGCCGGTATCGGACGTCAGGCCAAACTGGCGTCGGTTTATCTGATCCGCAACGATGCTGGTGATATCGACAAGATCATTCTTCCAGTCCATGGCTACGGCCTGTGGTCCACGATGTATGGTTTTGTTGCTCTTAAAGCCGATGGCAACGAAGTCGCCGGGTTCCAGTTCTACGAACAGGGCGAAACCCCGGGCCTTGGCGCCGAGGTCGATAATCCACGCTGGCGTGCCCAGTGGCCGGGTAAGAAGATCTATGGTGAAGACGGCAATGTTGAAATTGCTGTCACCAAAACCCCTGCGACCCCTGCTACTCAGGATTACCATATCGACAGTCTGGCCGGTGCCACACTGACCAGTCGAGGCGTTGACAACCTCATTCATTTCTGGATGGGCGAACAAGGCTTCAAGCGCTTCCTTGATAATCTCAAAGAAGGGACGGTCTAA
- a CDS encoding NADH:ubiquinone reductase (Na(+)-transporting) subunit B, with the protein MGLRNFFDSIEPHFHKGGKLERYFALYEMVESFIYTPKMVTRAAPHARDDLDLKRVMSYVVIATFPCVLMALYNTGYQTNSAIASMGLTEVAGWRAWIINLLGIGFDPNSIFANLVHGLLYFLPIYIFTLAAGGIVEVIFAIVRGHEINEGFFVTSMLYALIVPASTPLWMVSLGIVFGVLMGKEVFGGTGKNFLNPALVGRAFLYFAYPAAMSGDAIWTPVDGFTGATALGATALHGTQALADMGLSWWDAFFGIMQGSMGETSALACLIGGIVLVYTRIANWRLIAGCVAGTVGFSLVLNLIGSDTNPMFGMPFWWHMVLGGWAFGLVFMVTEPVSAAQTNAGRFWYGVLIGFMVIMIRVVNPAFPEGMMLAILFGNIFAPLIDYFVVRANIKRRAARNA; encoded by the coding sequence TTGGGTCTGCGCAATTTCTTCGACAGCATCGAGCCGCATTTCCATAAAGGTGGCAAGCTGGAACGGTATTTCGCCCTTTACGAAATGGTGGAATCCTTCATCTACACGCCCAAAATGGTCACACGCGCCGCGCCGCATGCGCGCGACGATCTCGACCTGAAGCGTGTTATGTCTTATGTGGTTATCGCCACATTCCCCTGTGTTCTGATGGCTCTTTATAATACGGGCTATCAAACCAACTCAGCCATCGCCAGTATGGGGCTGACCGAGGTCGCCGGCTGGCGCGCCTGGATCATCAACCTCCTGGGCATTGGCTTCGATCCGAACAGCATCTTCGCCAATCTGGTGCATGGGCTGCTCTACTTCCTGCCGATCTATATTTTCACGCTGGCCGCAGGTGGCATCGTGGAAGTGATCTTCGCCATCGTGCGTGGTCATGAGATCAACGAAGGCTTCTTCGTGACCTCCATGCTCTATGCTCTGATCGTTCCTGCCTCTACCCCACTCTGGATGGTCTCTCTTGGTATCGTCTTCGGTGTGCTGATGGGCAAGGAAGTGTTCGGCGGCACCGGCAAGAACTTCCTCAACCCGGCTCTGGTCGGGCGTGCCTTCCTCTATTTCGCCTATCCGGCAGCAATGTCCGGTGATGCGATCTGGACCCCGGTCGATGGCTTCACCGGAGCAACCGCTCTGGGTGCGACGGCCTTGCACGGTACACAGGCACTGGCCGATATGGGCCTGTCCTGGTGGGATGCCTTCTTCGGCATCATGCAAGGTTCCATGGGTGAAACCTCTGCTCTTGCCTGTCTGATTGGAGGCATCGTGCTGGTCTATACTCGCATTGCCAACTGGCGTCTGATCGCTGGCTGTGTTGCGGGTACCGTTGGCTTCTCGCTGGTGCTTAATCTGATTGGTTCTGACACCAACCCGATGTTCGGTATGCCATTCTGGTGGCACATGGTTCTTGGCGGTTGGGCATTCGGTCTGGTCTTCATGGTCACCGAGCCCGTGTCTGCTGCTCAAACCAACGCCGGTCGCTTCTGGTACGGTGTTCTGATCGGCTTCATGGTCATCATGATCCGCGTCGTCAACCCGGCTTTCCCGGAAGGCATGATGCTCGCGATCCTGTTCGGCAATATCTTTGCGCCGCTCATCGACTATTTCGTTGTGCGCGCCAACATCAAGCGGAGGGCTGCTCGCAATGCCTGA
- a CDS encoding FAD:protein FMN transferase: MGTSYTIKALHARGKVDEEALYNDIKATLDAANESMSNWKDESEISIFNNSSSTDWLSTSDSFHEVLQEAQAIHELSGGRFDITVSPLVDLWGFGPEDNENPPTDAQIRAAMVNVGQSTLLDVKSDPPMVRKNKPGVTITLGAIAKGYSADLIGRTLAKHGIKNYLVEIGGDLMVHGLNGMGEPWQIGIEKPDEAGRSVQLVLPVSDMGIATSGDYRNFYFNDEGQRMSHIIDPLTGRPVTHNLASVTVLAPNGMRADGMATALLVLGEKEGRALADKLDIPAYFIRREENGFVTSSSKAFDALMKAEK, from the coding sequence ATGGGCACCAGTTACACCATCAAGGCACTGCATGCGCGCGGAAAAGTGGACGAAGAGGCCCTTTATAACGACATAAAGGCAACACTGGACGCCGCCAACGAGTCCATGTCGAACTGGAAAGACGAGTCGGAAATCTCCATCTTTAACAACAGTTCTTCGACGGACTGGCTAAGTACTTCTGACAGTTTTCACGAGGTTTTGCAGGAAGCACAGGCCATTCACGAGCTCAGCGGAGGGCGATTCGACATTACCGTTTCGCCACTTGTCGACCTTTGGGGCTTTGGTCCAGAGGACAACGAGAATCCGCCAACAGATGCACAAATCCGAGCTGCCATGGTCAATGTTGGCCAGAGCACGCTTTTGGATGTGAAGTCCGATCCCCCGATGGTGCGCAAGAACAAACCGGGTGTCACCATTACGCTGGGTGCGATTGCCAAGGGATATAGCGCAGATTTGATCGGTCGCACCCTTGCGAAGCATGGTATTAAGAATTATCTCGTAGAGATAGGCGGTGACCTTATGGTTCATGGCCTGAATGGCATGGGCGAGCCTTGGCAGATCGGCATAGAAAAACCCGATGAAGCCGGGCGGTCAGTGCAATTGGTTCTTCCCGTAAGTGATATGGGTATCGCTACGTCGGGGGACTATCGCAATTTCTATTTCAATGATGAGGGGCAGCGCATGTCCCACATCATCGATCCGCTGACCGGGCGACCGGTCACGCATAATCTTGCTTCAGTCACTGTGCTGGCTCCCAATGGCATGCGCGCCGACGGGATGGCAACGGCTCTTCTGGTGCTGGGTGAAAAGGAAGGTCGTGCTCTGGCTGACAAGTTGGACATTCCGGCCTATTTCATTCGCCGCGAAGAAAACGGATTTGTAACATCAAGCAGCAAGGCTTTTGATGCTTTGATGAAGGCGGAAAAATGA